In the genome of Montipora foliosa isolate CH-2021 chromosome 3, ASM3666993v2, whole genome shotgun sequence, one region contains:
- the LOC137997251 gene encoding cationic amino acid transporter 2-like has product MTLVRFLRLLTRRKEIDNDLSNSQLCRCLNVFDLTSIGVGATVGAGLYVVTGQIARDVAGPAIVLSFFIAAVAAFLSGICYAEFGCRVTKAGSAYIYTYSSLGEIWAFIIGWNMILEYVIGTASLGRASSEYIDSIAGGVIRKFFIDNIGQFNATGLGTYPDFLAFALVLAVSSIVASGAKHSAVFNKIVTTVNMLVILFIFAVGLFHVNPVNWAGSHQFLPYGVSGVLAGAASCFYCFVGFDVIATASEETINPKRAIPLSIMLCLVISFLAYFGVAAILTLMVSYDKLDKFAPLPEAFKSAGVPAAKYVIAVGGLCALAGSLMSGIFAVPRIMYSMASDGLLFKVFSRIYERTNVPVISIAFAGLLSAILALLLDLKQLVEMLSIGTLLAYTLVSLSVLVLRFQPGVEDVDYDEETSSSVQSYKIICCQKTLPESKGPEYKPLGNVTGDKNKDKKDAEEPTDATSQIANAAVSLIVVSLAGFCALLIAGWGALGDGEAWAIFTASLLGLFIIFGVVVMQLQPKNNARFPFKVPCVPALPIASVVVNLFLLLKLSPWTWVRFGVWMVLGFIIYFTYGIRNSVEGTPKQDANDNDFILQGTPDIEQDMHEVQPTQVSEDKQPLTSSLGDQQ; this is encoded by the exons ATGACCCTCGTGCGATTTCTTCGGCTTCTTACTCGGCGAAAAGAAATCGACAACGATCTCTCAAACTCTCAACTTTGCCGATGCTTGAACGTATTTGATTTAACTTCCATTGGCGTCGGAGCGACTGTGGGAGCAGGCTTGTACGTTGTTACCGGACAAATAGCGAGAGATGTTGCCGGACCGGCCATCGTGTTGTCTTTCTTCATCGCAGCTGTTGCGGCTTTTCTTTCAGGGATTTGTTACGCGGAGTTTGGTTGTCGAGTTACGAAAGCTGGCTCGGCCTACATTTACACTTACTCTTCTCTTGGGGAAATTTGGGCCTTCATCATCGGTTGGAACATGATCTTAGAGTACGTGATTGGAACAGCTTCGCTTGGTAGGGCAAGCAGCGAGTACATTGACTCCATTGCTGGAGGAGTGATCCGGAAGTTCTTCATCGACAACATTGGACAGTTTAATGCAACAGGATTAGGTACCTACCCAGACTTTCTGGCGTTTGCTCTTGTGCTTGCTGTTTCTTCGATCGTCGCCAGCGGAGCCAAACATTCCGCGGTATTTAACAAAATTGTCACGACAGTAAATATGTTGGTGATCCTGTTCATCTTTGCTGTTGGCTTGTTCCATGTCAACCCAGTCAACTGGGCTGGCTCCCATCAGTTCCTACCTTATGGGGTGTCAGGAGTCTTAGCTGGAGCTGCTAGTTGCTTCTACTGCTTTGTCGGTTTTGATGTGATCGCCACAGCAAGCGAGGAGACCATCAACCCTAAGAGGGCCATTCCTCTCTCCATCATGTTGTGTCTTGTTATTAGTTTTCTCGCCTATTTCGGCGTTGCCGCCATATTAACATTGATGGTGTCCTACGACAAGCTAGACAAGTTCGCCCCATTACCAGAGGCTTTCAAATCGGCTGGTGTGCCTGCAGCAAAGTATGTGATAGCCGTTGGAGGTCTCTGTGCCTTGGCAGGATCTCTCATGAGTGGTATATTTGCTGTACCCCGAATCATGTACTCAATGGCTTCCGACGGTCTTCTCTTCAAGGTTTTCTCTAGAATCTACGAACGTACAAACGTTCCAGTCATCTCTATCGCCTTCGCTGGGCTTCTGTCAGCCATCCTAGCCCTTCTGCTGGACTTGAAGCAACTTGTTGAAATGCTTTCCATTGGCACCTTACTCGCTTACACCCTTGTTTCGCTCTCTGTACTCGTCTTGAGGTTTCAGCCCGGAGTGGAAGACGTAGATTACGACGAAGAGACCTCGAGCTCTGTCCAAAGTTATAAAATCATATGTTGCCAGAAGACGCTACCTGAATCAAAAGGTCCCGAGTACAAACCGCTTGGAAATGTCACGGGTGACAAGAACAAAGACAAGAAAGACGCGGAAGAGCCCACAGACGCCACAAGTCAAATCGCAAACGCTGCTGTCTCCTTGATAGTTGTAAGTCTCGCGGGTTTCTGCGCTCTTTTGATAGCAGGGTGGGGAGCATTAGGCGATGGAGAAGCATGGGCCATATTCACGGCAAGTTTGCTTGGCCTTTTCATCATTTTTGGTGTGGTGGTTATGCAGTTACAACCCAAGAACAATGCGAGATTCCCGTTCAAGGTTCCCTGTGTTCCAGCGCTACCCATCGCCAGTGTTGTTGTCAATTTATTCCTACTTCTAAAGTTGTCACCGTGGACATGGGTGCGATTCGGAGTTTGGATGGTTTTGG GTTTTATCATTTACTTCACTTATGGAATAAGAAACAGCGTCGAAGGAACTCCTAAGCAGGATGCCAATGACAATGATTTTATCCTTCAAGGGACTCCAGATATTGAACAAGATATGCACGAAGTGCAACCCACTCAAGTCTCTGAAGACAAACAGCCTTTAACTTCGAGCCTCGGCGATCAACAGTAA